In Vicinamibacterales bacterium, the following are encoded in one genomic region:
- a CDS encoding metal-dependent hydrolase, which yields MTRLKMGLGFSHHARLFSMDPIAHTLVAASLAETRLKRLTPLAAVTLILGANAPDIDAVALFLDRDTSLHLRRGWTHGILAVTVLPLLLTSLMVGLDRARRLFFRRHAPPTTVRALLLLSYVSVLSHPALDWLNTYGIRLLMPFDDRWFYGDALFIVDPWVWLLAASAIVLAHTRSRASVTLWILAASVSSVLVLTNELTPTGAKVTWSLGLGCLVGIRVWRGAQVCTSRLALTSLLAILVYAGGMVLGSTLARTQVQQWLAHEGLTARKIMAGPVPTNPFARDVVVQGADRYYFLRVDWLATDPIRPHDPSIAIGDTNAIVEAALTAPHIQGTRHWLRFPTYEVETTTNGYRVIISDARFSRRLRGFGTVHVDLDHQLNVQ from the coding sequence ATGACAAGATTAAAAATGGGCCTCGGTTTCTCTCACCATGCCCGCCTTTTTTCAATGGACCCAATCGCGCACACACTCGTCGCGGCCAGCCTAGCTGAAACTCGGCTCAAGCGCCTGACACCCTTAGCCGCAGTGACACTCATACTCGGTGCGAACGCGCCGGACATTGATGCCGTCGCACTGTTTCTGGATCGTGACACGTCGTTGCACCTCAGGCGCGGTTGGACCCACGGGATACTCGCAGTCACTGTGCTACCACTCCTTCTCACATCCCTAATGGTTGGGCTGGACCGTGCCCGGCGCCTGTTCTTCCGAAGACACGCACCACCAACGACCGTGCGTGCTCTTCTTCTCCTTTCGTATGTCAGCGTGCTAAGTCACCCCGCGCTCGACTGGTTGAATACCTATGGCATCCGTCTTTTGATGCCTTTCGACGACCGGTGGTTTTACGGCGATGCGCTCTTCATCGTTGACCCCTGGGTCTGGCTTCTGGCCGCCAGCGCGATAGTACTCGCACACACTCGGTCAAGAGCAAGCGTCACGCTCTGGATTCTTGCGGCTAGTGTAAGTAGCGTGCTTGTACTCACCAACGAACTGACGCCGACTGGCGCCAAAGTCACTTGGTCGCTCGGCCTTGGTTGCCTCGTTGGCATCAGGGTCTGGCGGGGAGCCCAAGTGTGTACTAGTCGGCTTGCGCTAACTAGTTTGTTGGCGATTCTCGTTTATGCAGGTGGCATGGTCCTTGGCTCGACCTTAGCGCGAACCCAGGTCCAGCAATGGTTGGCTCACGAAGGTCTGACCGCTAGAAAGATTATGGCTGGACCAGTACCCACGAACCCGTTTGCACGGGACGTCGTGGTGCAAGGTGCTGACCGTTACTATTTTCTGCGAGTGGACTGGCTGGCTACCGATCCGATCCGTCCCCACGACCCATCGATTGCGATCGGCGATACCAACGCAATCGTCGAAGCTGCGTTGACAGCACCCCACATCCAAGGCACCCGCCACTGGCTCAGGTTTCCCACCTACGAGGTGGAAACAACAACCAACGGCTATCGAGTCATCATCAGTGATGCTCGATTCTCGCGCCGACTCCGGGGCTTCGGAACCGTCCACGTTGACCTCGACCATCAGTTGAACGTGCAGTAG